Proteins from a single region of Apium graveolens cultivar Ventura chromosome 7, ASM990537v1, whole genome shotgun sequence:
- the LOC141673973 gene encoding uncharacterized protein LOC141673973, whose amino-acid sequence MQTADSGTSSNLEVVTSDYFKMEQVSLKLTTIWFDFRQAVDKARVEMDRLEHVHSTIKKLNTELDAYDGSIVIFTKKDHIAAMVGQQPKGEVNILPPNVCKNKENYFKRLMSDREKKINKSKKRSRKCALYRATTHDARKCIKRKKANVD is encoded by the coding sequence ATGCAAACTGCTGATAGTGGAACTTCATCAAATTTAGAAGTGGTAACCAGTGATTATTTTAAGATGGAACAAGTATCTTTAAAACTGACCACAATTTGGTTTGATTTTCGCCAAGCAGTTGACAAGGCTAGGGTAGAAATGGATAGACTTGAGCATGTACACAGCACTATAAAGAAGTTAAATACAGAGTTGGATGCTTATGATGGATCTATTGTCATTTTTACGAAAAAGGATCATATTGCTGCAATGGTCGGTCAGCAACCTAAAGGAGAAGTGAACATTCTTCCACCTAATGTTTGTAAGAACAAAGAAAACTACTTTAAGAGGCTGATGAGTGATAGggaaaaaaaaattaacaaatcGAAGAAAAGAAGTCGGAAGTGTGCACTATATCGCGCAACAACTCATGATGCAAGAAAATGTATAAAAAGGAAGAAAGCCAATGTTGATT